In Candidatus Devosia phytovorans, the DNA window TCGACAGCGTTTCGATCTGCCTCTCCAAGGGACTGGGGGCGCCGGTCGGCTCGGTGCTGATCGGGCGGCAGGACCTGATCGAAAAGGCTCGCCGCCATCGCAAGATGCTCGGTGGAGGATTGCGGCAGTCGGGCATTCTGGCTGCGGCCGGGCTCTATGCCCTGGACAACAATGTCGCGTGCCTTGCCGAGGATCATGCGCGGGCCAAGCGGCTGGCTGAGGGGCTGGCGGCGTTCGAGGCGATCAAGGTCACTGTGCCGGACACCAATATCGTCTTCGTCACCATGGAGCGGGAACTGGAAGGGCAGTTTACTGCCTATCTGGCCGAAAAGGGCGTTGGCATCACCGGCAGCTATGGCAAGCAGCGCTGGGTGACGCATCTAGACGTGAATGACGACGCCGTGGATGGGGCGTTGGAGGCGGTGAGGGCGTTCTTCCGCTGACAGGCGACCGGCGGTGTAAGCTTAGGTCGGGTGACCTAGGCGCAGACTGTGCGGAGGTATATATTTCTGCCAAAGACAATCAGGAGGTTTGCGATGAGCAAAGCAAAGCTGTTCTGGGATGGACGATCACAGGCCGTGCGCCTGCCAGAAGAATTTCAGTTCGAGGGGCAGGAAGTCGACATTGAGCGCGTGGGGAACACGCTCGTGCTGAAGCCGGTTGTCGAGCAGGTAAAGGCTGACCTGGCGGAAGACGAATGGGCATGGCTGGATAGATTGCCGAAAGGCGGCTTCGACCAAGATTTCATAGACGCGACGGAGGAGGAAGGGGTGCAGCAAGAGCGGCCCGGCCTGGATAAGCTGTTCAAGTGAGCCTGCTGCTGGATACCAACGTCATCATCGGCCTCGTAAACGGACATCCGGGTATTCGGCGTCATGCGCGAGAAGCCACTGCATCCGCTGTTTTCCTGTCCGCGATCGTCGCGCATGAATTGGCCTATGGCGCCTATAAAGGCACCATGACGAAGCTTAACCTTCAGCGCATAAATGCGCTGCCGTTCCGCCAGTTGGCTTTCGAACATTCAGACGCGTTGGTAGCGGGCAACGTGCGGGCAGCTCTTGAACGACGTGGCACGCCCATAGGCAACTTCGATACATTGATTGCCGGGCAGGCTCTCGCCCGTGGCCTGACGCTCGTCACCCACAACACCCGCGAGTTTTCGCGAGTTCCGGGATTGCGGATCGAGGACTGGGAGGCTTGACCGATCGGGCTCGCCGAAATGAAAAAAGCCCGCCTTTCGGCGGGCTTTTGTTTTGGATGCGATCGGGATCAGGCGACTTCGAAATAGCTCTGTAGGGGACGGACCTGGAGGTTGCCCTTTTGCAGCGCCACGATGCCTTCCACGGCGGCGAGGGCGCCGTCGATGGTGGTGTAGTAGGGGATCTTGGCGAGAAGTGCCGTGCGGCGAATGTCGCGGCTGTCGGAGATCGACTTCATGCCGTCCGTGGTGTTGATCACCAGCTGCACGCCGCCGTTCTTCATCGAGTCCACGATATGCGGGCGGCCTTCGAGCACCTTGTTGATCTTGGTGGCGGCAATGCCGTTGTCGGTCAGGTAGCGCTGCGTTCCGCCGGTGGCGAGGATTTCAAAACCGGCTTCGACGAGATGGCGGGCCATATCGACGATATACTGCTTGTCGGTATCGCGGACCGAGATGAAGGCCTTGCCGCTGGTGGGCACTTTCTGGCCGGCACCGAGCTGAGACTTTGCGAAAGCCATGGCGAAATCGGTATCGAGACCAATGACTTCGCCGGTGGACTTCATTTCCGGGCCCAGTACCGTATCGACGCCCGGGAAGCGGTTGAACGGGAAGACGGCTTCCTTGACGGCGATATGCCTGTAGCTGTGTTCGGCGAGGTTGAAGCTTGCGAGTTCTTCGCCGGCCATGATGCGCGAGGCGATCTTGGCGATGGGCTGGCCGATCACCTTGGCGACGAAGGGCACGGTGCGTGAGGCGCGCGGATTGACTTCGAGCAGATAGATGATGCCGTCCTTGAGCGCATACTGCACGTTCATCAGGCCACCGACCTTGAGGGCGAAAGCGAGCTCGGTGGTCTGGCGCTTCAATTCCTCGATGATTTCGGGGCTGAGATTGCGCGGGGGCAGGGAGCAGGCCGAGTCACCGGAGTGAATGCCGGCCTCTTCGATATGCTCCATGATGCCGGCCACAAAGACGGTCTTGCCGTCGCAGAGTGCGTCGACGTCGATTTCGGTGGCGCCCGAGAGGTAAGCGTCGAACAGCAGCGGGTTGTCGGAGAGGACCGAATTGATCTGGCCGGTCTTGTCGTTGGGATAGCGCTGCAGGATATCGGGCGGGACGAGGCCAGTCAGGGTGTCCTGCACATAGCGCTCGAACTCATTGGCCGAGTGGACGATCGCCATGGCGCGGCCGCCCAGCACATAGCTGGGGCGGATGACCAGCGGATAGCCCAGACGCTCGGCGACGAGGCGGGCCTGTTCCAAGCTATAGGCAATGCCGTTCTTGGGCTGGGTCAGTTCGAGCTTGTTGAGGAGCTTGGAGAACAGGTCACGGTCTTCGGCAAGGTCGATGGCGTCGGGTTGGGTGCCCAGGATCGGCACGCCGGCCTTGAGCACGGCCTCAGCCAGGTTGAGCGGGGTCTGGCCACCGAACTGGACGATCACGCCATGCAGCGTGCCGTTCTGCTTTTCGGTCTCGAGGATTTCGATGACGTCTTCTTCGGTCAGCGGCTCGAAATAGAGGCGGTCGGACGTGTCATAGTCTGTCGAGACGGTTTCGGGATTGCAGTTGACCATGATGGTCTCATAGCCGGCATCCGAAAGGGCGAAGGCGGCGTGGCAGCAGCAATAATCGAACTCGATACCCTGGCCGATGCGGTTGGGACCGCCACCGAGGATGACGACCTTCTTGCGATCGGAGGGACGCGCCTCGTCGGCAACGGCATCGGCAAAAGTCGCCTCATAGGTCGAGTACATATAGGCGGTGGGCGAGGCGAATTCGGCAGCAGACGTGTCAATGCGCTTGAACACCGGGCGCACGCTGAGGCTGTGACGCAGCTTGCGGACGTCGGAGGGCTTGAGATTGGCGAGCTGGGCGAGACGCTTGTCGGAGAAGCCCATGGCCTTGAGCGAACGCAGGTTTTCGGCATCCTGCGGCAGGCCGAATTGCTTGACCTTGACTTCCATGTCGACGATGCCCTGCATCTGTTCGAGGAACCAGGGGTCGATCTTGCAGGCTTCGTGGATGTCTTCGAGGCTCATGCCGAGGCGCATGGCTTCGGCGACATGGAGCAGGCGGTCGGGCGTGGGGGTGCCGAGCGCGGCCTTGATGGCATTCTTGTCTTCGCCTTCGCCGAGGCCGGGGATGCCGATCTCGTTAAGGCCGGTGAGGCCGGTTTCGAGCGAACGCAGAGCCTTCTGCAGCGATTCCTGGAAGGTACGGCCGATGGCCATGGCTTCGCCGACCGACTTCATGGCGGTGGTCAGGCGGTTGTCGGCGCCGGGGAATTTTTCGAAGGCAAAACGCGGGATCTTGGTGACGACATAGTCGATGGTCGGCTCGAAGGACGCCGGGGTCATGCCGCCGGTGATGTCATTGTCCAGTTCGTCGAGCGTATAGCCGACGGCGAGGCGGGCAGCGACCTTGGCGATGGGGAAGCCGGTGGCCTTCGACGCGAGAGCCGAGGAGCGCGAGACGCGCGGGTTCATCTCGATGACGACCATGCGGCCATCAGCGGGGTTGATACCGAACTGCACGTTGGAACCGCCGGTTTCGACGCCGATCTCCCGCAGCACCGCCAGCGAGGCGTCGCGCATGATCTGGTATTCCTTGTCGGTCAGCGTCAGCGCAGGGGCGACAGTGATGGAGTCGCCGGTGTGGACGCCCATCGGATCGATGTTTTCGATCGAGCAGACGATGATGCAGTTGTCCTTCTTGTCGCGGACAACTTCCATTTCGTACTCTTTCCAGCCGAGCACGCTTTCCTCGACCAGAACCTCATTGGTCGGGCTGGCATCGACGCCGCTCTCGACAATGGCGAGATACTCCTCGCGGTTATAGGCAATGCCGCCGCCGGTGCCGCCCAGCGTGAAGCTTGGGCGAATGATGCAGGGCAGGCCGATGACTTCGAGCGCTTGCAGGGCTTCGATGGTGTTGTGCGCCAGCATGGAGCGCGGGGTTTCTAGGCCGATCTTCTTCATGGCATCGCGGAACAGTTCGCGATCCTCGGCCTTGTCGATGGCTTCGGCGGTGGCGCCGATCATTTCGACGTTGAACTTATCCAGCACGCCCATCTTGCGCAGCGACAGCGCGCAGTTGAGCGCCGTCTGGCCGCCCATGGTGGGCAGGAGCGCGTCGGGGCGTTCCTTTTCGATGATACGGGCGACCACTTCAGGGGTGATCGGCTCCATATAGGTGGCGTCGGCCAGGTCCGGATCCGTCATGATCGTCGCCGGATTGGAGTTTACCAGGATGATCCGGTAGCCCTCTTCCTTGAGCGCCTTGCAGGCCTGGGTGCCCGAATAGTCGAATTCGCACGCCTGCCCGATGATGATCGGACCCGCACCGATGATGAGGATCGATTTGATGTCGGTACGTTTTGGCATGGCGCTCGCTCAACTGTTCAAGTCTAGTTGGTCGCGCTGCCGAACCGAAAAAGTGGAAACCACTTTTCCTGGCAACGCTCCAGTACAGGACCGAGCGAGGAAGAATCGCCCGGACACACCTGTCCGCGCGGAACCCGCGCAGCAACTGAGCGCTGCGGCACGGGGAAGAAGGTCAGACATGGTGGTTAGGTGGGCTGTCTAACCGAAGAGTCGCGGGAAGGGAAGGGCGGAAAGCAGGTTAGGTACATGTCATGCGCTGAGCGGGGGAGTGCCTCGGGCTGGCAGCGCTTTCCGGAGGGTGCTCGCGGAGCGGATCCCGGGTTGATCCGCAGAAGGGACTGCCGGATTTGCATCCGGCAGTCGATGTCGTGGGGAATCAGAACTCGTCCCAGTCCGACGAAATGGCGGCATTGCCCTGGCTGAGATAATTCCGGGCCGTTGCCGTGCGTGCGGGCATTGCGACGGGGGCCGGAGCGCGCGACGGCGCCGACGCAGCGGCGCGTAAGCTGCCGGCGCCGCTGACGACGAAGACGTCGATGACGCGGTCCAGCTCGCTGGCCTGGGATTCGGTCTGTTCGATCGCGGCATTGGTCTCTTCGACCAGAGCCGCATTGTGCTGGGTCATCTCATCCATCTGGCGGACGGCGACGGTCACTTCATCGATCGCGGATGCCTGCTCGCGGCTGTCGCGGGCGATGCCATCCATCAGCGCCGAATTGGCCTTGATCGAGGTCAAAACGTTTTCGAGCTTGGTCGAGGCCTCGTTGACCAGCTTGGTGCCGGCGGCAACTTCGCCGGCCGAAGCGTCGATCAGAGCCTTGACCTCGGACGAGGCCTGGGCCGCCGACTGGGCCAACCGGCGCACTTCCACGGCAACCACGGCAAAGCCCTTGCCGGCATCACCGGCGCGCGCCGCCTCGACGGAAGCATTGAGGGCGAGAAGGTTGGTCTGGAAGGCGATGTCGTCGATCAGGCCGATGATGTTGGAGATCTTGGCAGATGACGCCGAGATGCGTTCCATGGCGACCGTCGTCTTGCCCATGACCTCGCCACCCTCTTCGGCAATGCGGCTGACGGACTGGGCGTTGTTGTTGGCATCGCGGGCACGGTCGGCGTTCTGCAGGACGGTTGCTGCAAGCTGTTCCATGGCGGCCGAGGTTTCCTCGATGGTTGCGGCCTGCTTGGTGGTGCGTTCGGACAGGTCGTTGGCACCGGATAGGATTTCGCCGGTTGCGGTCTTGATCGAGCGAGAGGTCTGCTTGAGCTGGGTGACGACCTGGCTCAGGGTATCGGCCACGCCATTGGCGTCGTTCTTGAGCTTGGCGAAGGCGCCGCGATAGTCGCCCTGCATGCGCACGGTCAGGTCGGTGCGCGATAGTGCTTCGAGGATGGTGCCGGTTTCGCTGAGGCCCTTGTCCACGGTTTCCACCAGCGCATTGACGCTGCTGCCGAGGCTGTTCAGTTCCGCATCGGGGAATTCGGCGTGGACGCGCTTGGAAAAGTCACCGGCAACCGCGGCATCAACCACTTCGCCGAACGCGGCCTGAAGGGCGCTCATCATGGCGCGGCGCTGCTCTTCGTCGGCCACGATGCGGGCGGCATCAGCTTCGGTCATCTGGCTGATGCGCATGCCGTTTTCGCGGAAGACTTCCACCGAACGGGACATGGCCCCGATCTCGTCGCGGTTGGCCTGATAGGGGACGTCGACATCATAGTGGCCGGCGGTCAGCTGATCCATGACGGCGGTGATGCGCGAGATGCGGCGCGTCACGGAGGAATGCACGATGTAGGCGGCGAGGCCGGTCAGCAGCAGGACCACGCTGCACAGGATGGCGAGCGTCGACACGATGGTCTGGTTGGTGTGTTCGGTCAGTGTGGCATTGCCATTGGCGATACGTTCGGCAAAGGCGGTGTTGTTGGCGCCGGCGGCTGCCGAGACAACCGGGAGCAGCGCATCGACCTCGGCCATGGCAGCCTGCATGCCGGCCATATTGCCGGCTTCATAGGCGGTGATGGCGCGATTGTAGCCGTCCTGCACGCCGCGCATCTGAGCGGCCAGGTCGTCCAGCGCTGCCTTGCGCTCGGGGACCAGTACGGCCGCCTGGGCCAGACGCTCGCTGGCGCCGGCATAGTTGCTGGCAATGCCTTCCTTGAAGGTCTGATACTCCTGGCTGGCGGGATCCAGCATCATCATGCGGGTTGCCCAGGCGTTGGCCGTCCACATGCCGGCGGCAAAACGCACGCTGAGGATGGCTGCGGAGGAGTCTGTGTCGACGAAGCGTGCGTAACGCTCGCCGGTGTCCTGGTAGCGCGTGGCGAGAAAGCCAAGGCCGGCCAGGGAGACGAAACAGGTCAGGGCAAGGATGGAAAAGAGTTTGGCTTTGATGCCGGGGGAGAAGCGCATGTATTCGGCCCCTCCTGGGGCGCAGAGTCGTGACGGTCAAGCCAACCGAGCGCTGCTCCTCCACATGCACCTGATGACGCGGAAACCTGTTGCAGGATTTGGTGAATAATTTGTTTTCGCTGCCCCGCACGGAGCTATGCAGTCCGCGCCGACCGATCAGGCAAACTCGACGATGGCGCGGTTCTCGGTGCGGCCGGTTACCCTGCAGGGCCATTCGAGGCCATCGGCGACGACGCGAAGGGTAAAGCTGTCGGGAACGTTGTGGGCGTCGGGGACAGAGAGTTCTGCGCTGGTTTCGCCAAGCGCACGCAGGGTGCAGTCCATGGTCGAATGGCGGTTGTTGAAGACGATCTGGCCGGCCTTGAGGACGCGGCGGCGTTCGCCATCGGGCTGCGTGCCCGATTTGCGCCAGGCGATGCATTTGTTGCGGCCGGACCGCTTGGCTTCGTAAAGCGCCTCGTCGGCCTTCTGCAGCAGGCTTTCGATCGTGTCGACATTGGGATCGAGCATGGCAATGCCGAAGCTGGCGCTGACCGAGATGGGCGGGCGGCTGCCGGGGAAGGTAAGGCCGCGCAACAGCAGGCGCAGCTTTTCTGCCACTTCCATGGCGCGCAACCCGTCGGTGTGGGGCAGCAGCACGGCGAATTCCTCGCCGCCCAGACGCCCGACCAGGTCGCTCTGACGCAATTGCTCGGACACTGCCTTGGCAACGGCGATAAGCACCTGATCGCCACCGGCATGGCCATAGGTGTCGTTGATCGACTTGAAGTGGTCGATGTCGAAACTGATGCAGCTCAGGGCGTTGCGGTGGCGCTTGGCCAGGGTGACGAACTTTTCGGAATCTTCCTTGAACGCCCGGCGGTTGAGAACCGAGGTCAGGCTATCGACCGTGGCGACCTTGCGCAGTTCGATCTGTTCCATGGCGATGGCAGCAAGATCCGCCAGGATTTCCTGTTCGCGCGACGTAAAATCGCGGGCGGTGGAGCCGACGGCGCAGACGGAGCCAATGACATAGCCATCATGGGTCGTGAGGGGCGCGCCGGCATAGGAACGGATATGGGCCGGGCCGGTAACAAAGGGGTTGTCCTTGACGCGGGGATCAAGCTCAGCATTGGGGATGGTCATAGCCTGACCATTCTGCAGGACATAGCGGCAGAAGGTAATGTCGAGCGGCGCCTGGGTAACATCAATGCCCTGAATGGACTTGAACCACTGGCGATGGGCATCCATCAGGGAGACGTGACCGATCTCGACATTGAGCGTCAGACGGATCAGGCGCGAAATGCGCTCGAAGACCTCCTCTTCGGCTGTGTCGAGGATGTCATAGCGGTCCAGCGCGGCAAGGCGAGCGCTGTCCTTGGCTATATCGGGAACGGCGTTCATCACGGTCTCCTTTACGGAGCTAGGATAAAACGACAGAGCTAAACGGTTCTTAACGCTCAGAACGCAGCCTGATTCCAATCGCAATCACATCGCCCACGGTTACACCTATGCTCTTGCGCACAGCCGCCTTGAGCGGCAGCAGGTAGCCGCCGTTCTTGGGGAAGAGGGTGGTGTAGAATGTGAGGTCGCCTATCGTTGCATCCACCGGGATCATGCCCCAGCCAT includes these proteins:
- a CDS encoding type II toxin-antitoxin system VapC family toxin encodes the protein MSLLLDTNVIIGLVNGHPGIRRHAREATASAVFLSAIVAHELAYGAYKGTMTKLNLQRINALPFRQLAFEHSDALVAGNVRAALERRGTPIGNFDTLIAGQALARGLTLVTHNTREFSRVPGLRIEDWEA
- a CDS encoding DUF1905 domain-containing protein yields the protein MAELSFTTEIIHWRGPAPFFYAPVPAEHVETIARAAKTVSYGWGMIPVDATIGDLTFYTTLFPKNGGYLLPLKAAVRKSIGVTVGDVIAIGIRLRSER
- a CDS encoding methyl-accepting chemotaxis protein, coding for MRFSPGIKAKLFSILALTCFVSLAGLGFLATRYQDTGERYARFVDTDSSAAILSVRFAAGMWTANAWATRMMMLDPASQEYQTFKEGIASNYAGASERLAQAAVLVPERKAALDDLAAQMRGVQDGYNRAITAYEAGNMAGMQAAMAEVDALLPVVSAAAGANNTAFAERIANGNATLTEHTNQTIVSTLAILCSVVLLLTGLAAYIVHSSVTRRISRITAVMDQLTAGHYDVDVPYQANRDEIGAMSRSVEVFRENGMRISQMTEADAARIVADEEQRRAMMSALQAAFGEVVDAAVAGDFSKRVHAEFPDAELNSLGSSVNALVETVDKGLSETGTILEALSRTDLTVRMQGDYRGAFAKLKNDANGVADTLSQVVTQLKQTSRSIKTATGEILSGANDLSERTTKQAATIEETSAAMEQLAATVLQNADRARDANNNAQSVSRIAEEGGEVMGKTTVAMERISASSAKISNIIGLIDDIAFQTNLLALNASVEAARAGDAGKGFAVVAVEVRRLAQSAAQASSEVKALIDASAGEVAAGTKLVNEASTKLENVLTSIKANSALMDGIARDSREQASAIDEVTVAVRQMDEMTQHNAALVEETNAAIEQTESQASELDRVIDVFVVSGAGSLRAAASAPSRAPAPVAMPARTATARNYLSQGNAAISSDWDEF
- a CDS encoding sensor domain-containing diguanylate cyclase, whose translation is MNAVPDIAKDSARLAALDRYDILDTAEEEVFERISRLIRLTLNVEIGHVSLMDAHRQWFKSIQGIDVTQAPLDITFCRYVLQNGQAMTIPNAELDPRVKDNPFVTGPAHIRSYAGAPLTTHDGYVIGSVCAVGSTARDFTSREQEILADLAAIAMEQIELRKVATVDSLTSVLNRRAFKEDSEKFVTLAKRHRNALSCISFDIDHFKSINDTYGHAGGDQVLIAVAKAVSEQLRQSDLVGRLGGEEFAVLLPHTDGLRAMEVAEKLRLLLRGLTFPGSRPPISVSASFGIAMLDPNVDTIESLLQKADEALYEAKRSGRNKCIAWRKSGTQPDGERRRVLKAGQIVFNNRHSTMDCTLRALGETSAELSVPDAHNVPDSFTLRVVADGLEWPCRVTGRTENRAIVEFA
- the carB gene encoding carbamoyl-phosphate synthase large subunit encodes the protein MPKRTDIKSILIIGAGPIIIGQACEFDYSGTQACKALKEEGYRIILVNSNPATIMTDPDLADATYMEPITPEVVARIIEKERPDALLPTMGGQTALNCALSLRKMGVLDKFNVEMIGATAEAIDKAEDRELFRDAMKKIGLETPRSMLAHNTIEALQALEVIGLPCIIRPSFTLGGTGGGIAYNREEYLAIVESGVDASPTNEVLVEESVLGWKEYEMEVVRDKKDNCIIVCSIENIDPMGVHTGDSITVAPALTLTDKEYQIMRDASLAVLREIGVETGGSNVQFGINPADGRMVVIEMNPRVSRSSALASKATGFPIAKVAARLAVGYTLDELDNDITGGMTPASFEPTIDYVVTKIPRFAFEKFPGADNRLTTAMKSVGEAMAIGRTFQESLQKALRSLETGLTGLNEIGIPGLGEGEDKNAIKAALGTPTPDRLLHVAEAMRLGMSLEDIHEACKIDPWFLEQMQGIVDMEVKVKQFGLPQDAENLRSLKAMGFSDKRLAQLANLKPSDVRKLRHSLSVRPVFKRIDTSAAEFASPTAYMYSTYEATFADAVADEARPSDRKKVVILGGGPNRIGQGIEFDYCCCHAAFALSDAGYETIMVNCNPETVSTDYDTSDRLYFEPLTEEDVIEILETEKQNGTLHGVIVQFGGQTPLNLAEAVLKAGVPILGTQPDAIDLAEDRDLFSKLLNKLELTQPKNGIAYSLEQARLVAERLGYPLVIRPSYVLGGRAMAIVHSANEFERYVQDTLTGLVPPDILQRYPNDKTGQINSVLSDNPLLFDAYLSGATEIDVDALCDGKTVFVAGIMEHIEEAGIHSGDSACSLPPRNLSPEIIEELKRQTTELAFALKVGGLMNVQYALKDGIIYLLEVNPRASRTVPFVAKVIGQPIAKIASRIMAGEELASFNLAEHSYRHIAVKEAVFPFNRFPGVDTVLGPEMKSTGEVIGLDTDFAMAFAKSQLGAGQKVPTSGKAFISVRDTDKQYIVDMARHLVEAGFEILATGGTQRYLTDNGIAATKINKVLEGRPHIVDSMKNGGVQLVINTTDGMKSISDSRDIRRTALLAKIPYYTTIDGALAAVEGIVALQKGNLQVRPLQSYFEVA
- a CDS encoding AbrB/MazE/SpoVT family DNA-binding domain-containing protein; the protein is MSKAKLFWDGRSQAVRLPEEFQFEGQEVDIERVGNTLVLKPVVEQVKADLAEDEWAWLDRLPKGGFDQDFIDATEEEGVQQERPGLDKLFK